The following are encoded together in the Humulus lupulus chromosome 5, drHumLupu1.1, whole genome shotgun sequence genome:
- the LOC133833863 gene encoding uncharacterized protein LOC133833863 isoform X1, protein MTAELLPTVITSIQKRIEVGFPFRNDQTGLLTASFSCLTAAFTISPSSTQVKEVLLKEMNEGFIEAEKKPGVLLTLFHYLEKVNNHTVCLEALQVRAASVTCFAGITSSIFFSLAKEKHDFILSAAINAAKQDEVPSVRSASCRAIGVISCFPEVFQRCE, encoded by the exons ATGACTGCTGAACTGTTGCCAACAGTTATAACATCCATACAAAAAAGGATTGAAGTCGGTTTCCCTTTCAGAAATGACCAGACAGGTCTACTG ACTGCTTCTTTTAGTTGTTTGACAGCAGCTTTCACTATCTCACCATCCTCAACGCAAGTTAAAGAAGTGCTTCTTAAAGAGATGAATGAAG GTTTTATTGAGGCTGAAAAGAAGCCAGGTGTTCTTCTTACTTTGTTTCATTACTTGGAAAAAGTAAACAATCACACAGTATGCTTAGAGGCTCTCCAG GTGAGAGCTGCATCAGTAACATGTTTTGCAGGCATAACTTCCTCTATATTCTTCTCTCTTGCGAAGGAGAAACATGATTTCATTCTTTCTGCTGCG ATTAATGCAGCCAAACAAGACGAGGTGCCTTCAGTTAGATCAGCTTCTTGTCGAGCCATTGGTGTCATTTCATGTTTTCCTGAAGTTTTCCAGAG GTGCGAATAA
- the LOC133833863 gene encoding uncharacterized protein LOC133833863 isoform X2 — protein MTRQVYCCLTAAFTISPSSTQVKEVLLKEMNEGFIEAEKKPGVLLTLFHYLEKVNNHTVCLEALQVRAASVTCFAGITSSIFFSLAKEKHDFILSAAINAAKQDEVPSVRSASCRAIGVISCFPEVFQRCE, from the exons ATGACCAGACAGGTCTACTG TTGTTTGACAGCAGCTTTCACTATCTCACCATCCTCAACGCAAGTTAAAGAAGTGCTTCTTAAAGAGATGAATGAAG GTTTTATTGAGGCTGAAAAGAAGCCAGGTGTTCTTCTTACTTTGTTTCATTACTTGGAAAAAGTAAACAATCACACAGTATGCTTAGAGGCTCTCCAG GTGAGAGCTGCATCAGTAACATGTTTTGCAGGCATAACTTCCTCTATATTCTTCTCTCTTGCGAAGGAGAAACATGATTTCATTCTTTCTGCTGCG ATTAATGCAGCCAAACAAGACGAGGTGCCTTCAGTTAGATCAGCTTCTTGTCGAGCCATTGGTGTCATTTCATGTTTTCCTGAAGTTTTCCAGAG GTGCGAATAA